From Daphnia pulicaria isolate SC F1-1A chromosome 4, SC_F0-13Bv2, whole genome shotgun sequence, one genomic window encodes:
- the LOC124338041 gene encoding uncharacterized protein LOC124338041 isoform X1, translating into MDFRIGRTVVSPSSSASSGLLYPPAAPHSLTPTPIFYYPGLPLKIPPSPHSSPLVAGLNGNHHRTAGGTTSSSMMRSTATVQPSALHPPVPQSSPHHHRTAPGSSAVVSPSSTGTSARHQHSSSNNSNCSSSSSNSSSSSFAAALRHLAKQAGGPTQSTIHSDPEVETSPNRSSSSYSGATHGYPPYNGDRVSKSPSPSAHYRPTSKRESGNHTKSRRDDGLHIPVTTRSRSPPVVTIAPTLSLSSLHYQDSRKAYDRAMLCHSVPSSVGFSGGLSTGLTGLQGMPSMVGNASSYSASSMMANSSSPASSNGEYARTSDMSGFSHPIPSYTPFPTSRPDDLFYGGLRSSMQQSAAATSHFRPEENRNVPMSLNNSYHESLLSQLPTSRAPSTLLSQHQEDYLLAARNSGFNPYALATSGPLDHSSLHPSMYSHPFASYRSLEEQMYMERYGLLRPGSSTSALPSAIPPYPPLGFPSYLNFRYPSPGLLHSDLGLVNNGMDLNRMKLEQEQRIKERIREEEFAAAAASKTQENAVSNRPLATVTPRENSATNQERRDRERQREKRRSEKDVESNRKITVQLPNESSSGRGVKVHTVSPLYASYPVMVDRCNDITEETAAPEASISPNPPTEEEKRTTEFSLGALEAMAALKKRTISPPPPPEEEEQPSKPAEEEVTVPLDLSDRSVESVSPVEVSQVEICRGTSHVEESPVRSLLDVRVERWKRKRQNSDPGEEENDDDLDDEMGQEAAESLVSLSVEQCLKKYPIPEGVSEEQHHFLHMFGLITPKKRSEFELVKCIRRQNILREPTPQPIDAEDEDSATSLLKQRTRFAATLVRSATEPHIKDPATKNFASSLNLYPTDAEAVESLEKSWNLVVADRMKRHFGQKQNVRKRLWSDTFRPLNFDSTSASTNGTDESISIEETGPLIGNSASKPVFTLLSHTPTLNKQLSEVSNSVANLPKFELSNTGSQSTVCEASKLTSEVAFWLRHLKPTMARTLTSSSVKENASDPTKSDEGSSAENSDGEVPTRWPGTDSIMVLYMAHQQELLVETKFLREHCERLHVQLAEGQATLSKLCLALSSSVEVQRRCKEEDTSTLQSISDLQTTLKLLQSP; encoded by the exons ATGGACTTCCGGATCGGCCGGACGGTCGTTTCTCCCTCATCATCCGCTTCATCCGGATTGCTTTACCCTCCGGCTGCACCGCACAGTTTGACGCCGACGCCCATCTTCTATTACCCAG gttTACCACTAAAAATTCCGCCGTCCCCACATTCTTCGCCTTTGGTGGCTGGACTGAATGGCAACCATCACAGGACGGCCGGTGGTACCACATCGAGTTCAATGATGAGGAGCACAGCAACCGTACAGCCGTCGGCGCTGCATCCACCCGTGCCTCAATCGTCGCCGCATCACCATCGAACCGCACCTGGTTCATCAGCAG TGGTCTCTCCTTCGTCAACCGGAACGTCGGCACGCCATCAGCACAGCTCGAGTAACAATAGCAATTgcagcagtagcagtagcaacagcagcagtagcagtttTGCGGCCGCCTTGCGTCATTTGGCCAAACAGGCCGGCGGCCCAACGCAGTCAACCATTCATTCCGATCCAG AAGTGGAAACCAGTCCCAACCGATCAAGCAGCAGCTACTCCGGAGCAACGCACGGCTATCCCCCCTACAATGGCGATAGAGTGTCGAAATCGCCCAGTCCGTCGGCCCACTATCGTCCAACCTCAAAAAGGGAGTCCGGTAATCACACCAAAAGTCGAAGAGATGACGGCCTACATATCCCCGTGACAACTCGATCTCGCTCTCCTCCCGTCGTCACTATCGCCCCGACACTTAGCCTATCCAGTTTGCATTACCAGGATTCCAGGAAG GCTTATGATCGGGCAATGTTGTGCCATTCAGTGCCATCTAGTGTCGGATTCAGCGGCGGATTGAGTACGGGTTTGACTGGATTGCAAGGCATGCCTTCGATGGTTGGAAATGCGAGCTCATATAGCGCTTCGTCGATGATGGCCAACAGCAGTTCACCGGCCTCATCAAACGGCGAGTACGCTCGCACTTCCGATATGTCAGGCTTTAGCCATCCAATACCATCCTACACTCCGTTTCCAACGTCGAGGCCCGACGACCTCTTTTACGGTGGGCTACGCTCTTCGATGCAGCAGTCGGCAGCCGCCACTTCGCACTTTCGACCAGAAGAAAATCGAAATGTGCCCATGAGCCTCAATAACTCCTACCACGAaag TCTTTTGAGCCAGCTTCCGACATCCAGAGCGCCTTCCACCTTGCTCTCGCAGCACCAAGAAGATTACCTATTAGCAGCCCGTAATTCAGGCTTCAATCCATATGCCCTAGCTACTTCTGGGCCTTTAGATCATTCCAGCTTGCACCCAAGCATGTACTCGCATCCTTTTGCTTCCTATCG ATCGCTGGAAGAGCAAATGTACATGGAACGATATGGCCTCTTAAGGCCTGGATCCTCGACTTCAGCTCTACCGTCAGCCATCCCTCCATATCCTCCTTTGGGTTTCCCGTCCTACCTTAATTTCCGCTACCCATCACCTGGACTACTCCATTCCGATTTGGGACTTGTCAACAACGGCATGGACTTGAATAG GATgaaattagaacaagaacaacgTATTAAAGAACGGATCAGAGAGGAAGAATTCGCTGCTGCAGCTGCCAGTAAAACTCAGGAAAATGCCGTTTCAAATCGGCCGTTGGCTACAGTGACCCCTAGGGAAAACAGCGCAACTAATCAGGAGCGTAGAGATCGTGAGCGACAGCGTGAAAAAAGGAGATCGGAAAAGGATGTCGAATCCAACCGAAAAATCACCGTTCAACTACCCAACGAATCTTCTTCCGGTCGCGGAGTCAAAGTTCACACCGTGTCTCCCCTCTACGCGTCTTATCCGGTCATGGTGGATCGATGCAACGACATCACTGAAGAAACAGCAGCACCTGAGGCTTCCATAAGTCCCAATCCGCCGACGGAAGAAGAGAAACGTACCACGGAATTCTCACTAGGAGCTCTAGAGGCTATGGCGGCCTTGAAAAAACGTACCATATCACCACCACCTcccccagaagaagaagagcagccGAGTAAACCCGCCGAGGAAGAGGTCACAGTTCCGCTGGATTTATCTGATCGATCTGTTGAAAGTGTCAGTCCGGTTGAAGTAAGCCAAGTTGAAATTTGCCGTGGCACCTCACACGTCGAAGAATCACCTGTGCGAAGTTTACTTGATGTTCGGGTGGAACGCTGGAAGAGGAAACGCCAAAACAGCGATCCCGGGGAGGAGGAAAACGATGACGATCTGGACGATGAAATGGGCCAGGAAGCAGCCGAATCCTTGGTGTCATTAAGCGTAGAGCAGTGCCTAAAAAAATATCCTATCCCTGAAGGAGTCTCTGAGGAACAACACCATTTCCTCCACATGTTTGGTCTTATTACTCCCAAGAAACGAAGTG AATTTGAACTGGTGAAATGCATCCGCCGACAAAATATCTTGCGTGAACCAACGCCTCAGCCTATCGACGCCGAAGATGAGGACAGTGCCACCAGTCTTCTAAAGCAACGGACACGTTTTGCAGCCACTTTGGTTCGATCTGCCACTGAGCCACATATTAAGGATCCGGCTACTAAGAATTTTGCTTCCAGTCTCAACCTTTATCCGACGGATGCAGAGGCAGTCGAAA gTCTAGAAAAGTCTTGGAACTTGGTGGTAGCCGACAGAATGAAGCGCCACTttggacaaaaacaaaatgtacgCAAGAGATTGTGGAGCGATACTTTCCGGCCGCTTAATTTCGACTCGACTTCTGCATCGACCAACGGAACTGATGAATCGATTAGCATTGAAGAAACTGGTCCGTTAATAGGGAACTCAGCCTCCAAGCCTGTGTTTACTTTGCTATCGCACACACCTACATTGAACAAACAGTTGTCAGAAGTTTCAAATAGTGTGGCCAATTTACCCAAATTCGAATTGTCCAACACGGGTTCGCAATCGACGGTGTGCGAGGCGTCCAAGTTAACTTCAGAAGTTGCGTTTTGGTTACGTCACCTTAAACCAACAATGGCGAGGACACTAACTTCTTCGTCAGTCAAGGAAAATGCATCTGATCCTACCAAATCTGATGAAGGATCCTCGGCTGAAAATAGCGACGGTGAAGTTCCCACACGTTGGCCAGGAACAGATTCCATCATGGTTTTGTACATGGCACATCAGCAAG AGCTGCTAGTGGAGACCAAGTTTCTTCGGGAGCACTGCGAGCGTCTGCACGTCCAGTTGGCTGAAGGGCAGGCCACCTTGAGTAAATTATGTCTAGCACTGAGCTCCTCGGTGGAGGTGCAACGGCGGTGCAAGGAGGAAGACACTTCTACCTTGCAATCCATCAGCGATCTTCAAACCACTTTAAAACTGTTGCAATCTCCATGA
- the LOC124338041 gene encoding genetic suppressor element 1-like isoform X3, with protein MDFRIGRTVVSPSSSASSGLLYPPAAPHSLTPTPIFYYPGLPLKIPPSPHSSPLVAGLNGNHHRTAGGTTSSSMMRSTATVQPSALHPPVPQSSPHHHRTAPGSSAVVSPSSTGTSARHQHSSSNNSNCSSSSSNSSSSSFAAALRHLAKQAGGPTQSTIHSDPEVETSPNRSSSSYSGATHGYPPYNGDRVSKSPSPSAHYRPTSKRESGNHTKSRRDDGLHIPVTTRSRSPPVVTIAPTLSLSSLHYQDSRKAYDRAMLCHSVPSSVGFSGGLSTGLTGLQGMPSMVGNASSYSASSMMANSSSPASSNGEYARTSDMSGFSHPIPSYTPFPTSRPDDLFYGGLRSSMQQSAAATSHFRPEENRNVPMSLNNSYHERSLEEQMYMERYGLLRPGSSTSALPSAIPPYPPLGFPSYLNFRYPSPGLLHSDLGLVNNGMDLNRMKLEQEQRIKERIREEEFAAAAASKTQENAVSNRPLATVTPRENSATNQERRDRERQREKRRSEKDVESNRKITVQLPNESSSGRGVKVHTVSPLYASYPVMVDRCNDITEETAAPEASISPNPPTEEEKRTTEFSLGALEAMAALKKRTISPPPPPEEEEQPSKPAEEEVTVPLDLSDRSVESVSPVEVSQVEICRGTSHVEESPVRSLLDVRVERWKRKRQNSDPGEEENDDDLDDEMGQEAAESLVSLSVEQCLKKYPIPEGVSEEQHHFLHMFGLITPKKRSEFELVKCIRRQNILREPTPQPIDAEDEDSATSLLKQRTRFAATLVRSATEPHIKDPATKNFASSLNLYPTDAEAVESLEKSWNLVVADRMKRHFGQKQNVRKRLWSDTFRPLNFDSTSASTNGTDESISIEETGPLIGNSASKPVFTLLSHTPTLNKQLSEVSNSVANLPKFELSNTGSQSTVCEASKLTSEVAFWLRHLKPTMARTLTSSSVKENASDPTKSDEGSSAENSDGEVPTRWPGTDSIMVLYMAHQQELLVETKFLREHCERLHVQLAEGQATLSKLCLALSSSVEVQRRCKEEDTSTLQSISDLQTTLKLLQSP; from the exons ATGGACTTCCGGATCGGCCGGACGGTCGTTTCTCCCTCATCATCCGCTTCATCCGGATTGCTTTACCCTCCGGCTGCACCGCACAGTTTGACGCCGACGCCCATCTTCTATTACCCAG gttTACCACTAAAAATTCCGCCGTCCCCACATTCTTCGCCTTTGGTGGCTGGACTGAATGGCAACCATCACAGGACGGCCGGTGGTACCACATCGAGTTCAATGATGAGGAGCACAGCAACCGTACAGCCGTCGGCGCTGCATCCACCCGTGCCTCAATCGTCGCCGCATCACCATCGAACCGCACCTGGTTCATCAGCAG TGGTCTCTCCTTCGTCAACCGGAACGTCGGCACGCCATCAGCACAGCTCGAGTAACAATAGCAATTgcagcagtagcagtagcaacagcagcagtagcagtttTGCGGCCGCCTTGCGTCATTTGGCCAAACAGGCCGGCGGCCCAACGCAGTCAACCATTCATTCCGATCCAG AAGTGGAAACCAGTCCCAACCGATCAAGCAGCAGCTACTCCGGAGCAACGCACGGCTATCCCCCCTACAATGGCGATAGAGTGTCGAAATCGCCCAGTCCGTCGGCCCACTATCGTCCAACCTCAAAAAGGGAGTCCGGTAATCACACCAAAAGTCGAAGAGATGACGGCCTACATATCCCCGTGACAACTCGATCTCGCTCTCCTCCCGTCGTCACTATCGCCCCGACACTTAGCCTATCCAGTTTGCATTACCAGGATTCCAGGAAG GCTTATGATCGGGCAATGTTGTGCCATTCAGTGCCATCTAGTGTCGGATTCAGCGGCGGATTGAGTACGGGTTTGACTGGATTGCAAGGCATGCCTTCGATGGTTGGAAATGCGAGCTCATATAGCGCTTCGTCGATGATGGCCAACAGCAGTTCACCGGCCTCATCAAACGGCGAGTACGCTCGCACTTCCGATATGTCAGGCTTTAGCCATCCAATACCATCCTACACTCCGTTTCCAACGTCGAGGCCCGACGACCTCTTTTACGGTGGGCTACGCTCTTCGATGCAGCAGTCGGCAGCCGCCACTTCGCACTTTCGACCAGAAGAAAATCGAAATGTGCCCATGAGCCTCAATAACTCCTACCACGAaag ATCGCTGGAAGAGCAAATGTACATGGAACGATATGGCCTCTTAAGGCCTGGATCCTCGACTTCAGCTCTACCGTCAGCCATCCCTCCATATCCTCCTTTGGGTTTCCCGTCCTACCTTAATTTCCGCTACCCATCACCTGGACTACTCCATTCCGATTTGGGACTTGTCAACAACGGCATGGACTTGAATAG GATgaaattagaacaagaacaacgTATTAAAGAACGGATCAGAGAGGAAGAATTCGCTGCTGCAGCTGCCAGTAAAACTCAGGAAAATGCCGTTTCAAATCGGCCGTTGGCTACAGTGACCCCTAGGGAAAACAGCGCAACTAATCAGGAGCGTAGAGATCGTGAGCGACAGCGTGAAAAAAGGAGATCGGAAAAGGATGTCGAATCCAACCGAAAAATCACCGTTCAACTACCCAACGAATCTTCTTCCGGTCGCGGAGTCAAAGTTCACACCGTGTCTCCCCTCTACGCGTCTTATCCGGTCATGGTGGATCGATGCAACGACATCACTGAAGAAACAGCAGCACCTGAGGCTTCCATAAGTCCCAATCCGCCGACGGAAGAAGAGAAACGTACCACGGAATTCTCACTAGGAGCTCTAGAGGCTATGGCGGCCTTGAAAAAACGTACCATATCACCACCACCTcccccagaagaagaagagcagccGAGTAAACCCGCCGAGGAAGAGGTCACAGTTCCGCTGGATTTATCTGATCGATCTGTTGAAAGTGTCAGTCCGGTTGAAGTAAGCCAAGTTGAAATTTGCCGTGGCACCTCACACGTCGAAGAATCACCTGTGCGAAGTTTACTTGATGTTCGGGTGGAACGCTGGAAGAGGAAACGCCAAAACAGCGATCCCGGGGAGGAGGAAAACGATGACGATCTGGACGATGAAATGGGCCAGGAAGCAGCCGAATCCTTGGTGTCATTAAGCGTAGAGCAGTGCCTAAAAAAATATCCTATCCCTGAAGGAGTCTCTGAGGAACAACACCATTTCCTCCACATGTTTGGTCTTATTACTCCCAAGAAACGAAGTG AATTTGAACTGGTGAAATGCATCCGCCGACAAAATATCTTGCGTGAACCAACGCCTCAGCCTATCGACGCCGAAGATGAGGACAGTGCCACCAGTCTTCTAAAGCAACGGACACGTTTTGCAGCCACTTTGGTTCGATCTGCCACTGAGCCACATATTAAGGATCCGGCTACTAAGAATTTTGCTTCCAGTCTCAACCTTTATCCGACGGATGCAGAGGCAGTCGAAA gTCTAGAAAAGTCTTGGAACTTGGTGGTAGCCGACAGAATGAAGCGCCACTttggacaaaaacaaaatgtacgCAAGAGATTGTGGAGCGATACTTTCCGGCCGCTTAATTTCGACTCGACTTCTGCATCGACCAACGGAACTGATGAATCGATTAGCATTGAAGAAACTGGTCCGTTAATAGGGAACTCAGCCTCCAAGCCTGTGTTTACTTTGCTATCGCACACACCTACATTGAACAAACAGTTGTCAGAAGTTTCAAATAGTGTGGCCAATTTACCCAAATTCGAATTGTCCAACACGGGTTCGCAATCGACGGTGTGCGAGGCGTCCAAGTTAACTTCAGAAGTTGCGTTTTGGTTACGTCACCTTAAACCAACAATGGCGAGGACACTAACTTCTTCGTCAGTCAAGGAAAATGCATCTGATCCTACCAAATCTGATGAAGGATCCTCGGCTGAAAATAGCGACGGTGAAGTTCCCACACGTTGGCCAGGAACAGATTCCATCATGGTTTTGTACATGGCACATCAGCAAG AGCTGCTAGTGGAGACCAAGTTTCTTCGGGAGCACTGCGAGCGTCTGCACGTCCAGTTGGCTGAAGGGCAGGCCACCTTGAGTAAATTATGTCTAGCACTGAGCTCCTCGGTGGAGGTGCAACGGCGGTGCAAGGAGGAAGACACTTCTACCTTGCAATCCATCAGCGATCTTCAAACCACTTTAAAACTGTTGCAATCTCCATGA
- the LOC124338041 gene encoding uncharacterized protein LOC124338041 isoform X2 gives MDFRIGRTVVSPSSSASSGLLYPPAAPHSLTPTPIFYYPGLPLKIPPSPHSSPLVAGLNGNHHRTAGGTTSSSMMRSTATVQPSALHPPVPQSSPHHHRTAPGSSAEVETSPNRSSSSYSGATHGYPPYNGDRVSKSPSPSAHYRPTSKRESGNHTKSRRDDGLHIPVTTRSRSPPVVTIAPTLSLSSLHYQDSRKAYDRAMLCHSVPSSVGFSGGLSTGLTGLQGMPSMVGNASSYSASSMMANSSSPASSNGEYARTSDMSGFSHPIPSYTPFPTSRPDDLFYGGLRSSMQQSAAATSHFRPEENRNVPMSLNNSYHESLLSQLPTSRAPSTLLSQHQEDYLLAARNSGFNPYALATSGPLDHSSLHPSMYSHPFASYRSLEEQMYMERYGLLRPGSSTSALPSAIPPYPPLGFPSYLNFRYPSPGLLHSDLGLVNNGMDLNRMKLEQEQRIKERIREEEFAAAAASKTQENAVSNRPLATVTPRENSATNQERRDRERQREKRRSEKDVESNRKITVQLPNESSSGRGVKVHTVSPLYASYPVMVDRCNDITEETAAPEASISPNPPTEEEKRTTEFSLGALEAMAALKKRTISPPPPPEEEEQPSKPAEEEVTVPLDLSDRSVESVSPVEVSQVEICRGTSHVEESPVRSLLDVRVERWKRKRQNSDPGEEENDDDLDDEMGQEAAESLVSLSVEQCLKKYPIPEGVSEEQHHFLHMFGLITPKKRSEFELVKCIRRQNILREPTPQPIDAEDEDSATSLLKQRTRFAATLVRSATEPHIKDPATKNFASSLNLYPTDAEAVESLEKSWNLVVADRMKRHFGQKQNVRKRLWSDTFRPLNFDSTSASTNGTDESISIEETGPLIGNSASKPVFTLLSHTPTLNKQLSEVSNSVANLPKFELSNTGSQSTVCEASKLTSEVAFWLRHLKPTMARTLTSSSVKENASDPTKSDEGSSAENSDGEVPTRWPGTDSIMVLYMAHQQELLVETKFLREHCERLHVQLAEGQATLSKLCLALSSSVEVQRRCKEEDTSTLQSISDLQTTLKLLQSP, from the exons ATGGACTTCCGGATCGGCCGGACGGTCGTTTCTCCCTCATCATCCGCTTCATCCGGATTGCTTTACCCTCCGGCTGCACCGCACAGTTTGACGCCGACGCCCATCTTCTATTACCCAG gttTACCACTAAAAATTCCGCCGTCCCCACATTCTTCGCCTTTGGTGGCTGGACTGAATGGCAACCATCACAGGACGGCCGGTGGTACCACATCGAGTTCAATGATGAGGAGCACAGCAACCGTACAGCCGTCGGCGCTGCATCCACCCGTGCCTCAATCGTCGCCGCATCACCATCGAACCGCACCTGGTTCATCAGCAG AAGTGGAAACCAGTCCCAACCGATCAAGCAGCAGCTACTCCGGAGCAACGCACGGCTATCCCCCCTACAATGGCGATAGAGTGTCGAAATCGCCCAGTCCGTCGGCCCACTATCGTCCAACCTCAAAAAGGGAGTCCGGTAATCACACCAAAAGTCGAAGAGATGACGGCCTACATATCCCCGTGACAACTCGATCTCGCTCTCCTCCCGTCGTCACTATCGCCCCGACACTTAGCCTATCCAGTTTGCATTACCAGGATTCCAGGAAG GCTTATGATCGGGCAATGTTGTGCCATTCAGTGCCATCTAGTGTCGGATTCAGCGGCGGATTGAGTACGGGTTTGACTGGATTGCAAGGCATGCCTTCGATGGTTGGAAATGCGAGCTCATATAGCGCTTCGTCGATGATGGCCAACAGCAGTTCACCGGCCTCATCAAACGGCGAGTACGCTCGCACTTCCGATATGTCAGGCTTTAGCCATCCAATACCATCCTACACTCCGTTTCCAACGTCGAGGCCCGACGACCTCTTTTACGGTGGGCTACGCTCTTCGATGCAGCAGTCGGCAGCCGCCACTTCGCACTTTCGACCAGAAGAAAATCGAAATGTGCCCATGAGCCTCAATAACTCCTACCACGAaag TCTTTTGAGCCAGCTTCCGACATCCAGAGCGCCTTCCACCTTGCTCTCGCAGCACCAAGAAGATTACCTATTAGCAGCCCGTAATTCAGGCTTCAATCCATATGCCCTAGCTACTTCTGGGCCTTTAGATCATTCCAGCTTGCACCCAAGCATGTACTCGCATCCTTTTGCTTCCTATCG ATCGCTGGAAGAGCAAATGTACATGGAACGATATGGCCTCTTAAGGCCTGGATCCTCGACTTCAGCTCTACCGTCAGCCATCCCTCCATATCCTCCTTTGGGTTTCCCGTCCTACCTTAATTTCCGCTACCCATCACCTGGACTACTCCATTCCGATTTGGGACTTGTCAACAACGGCATGGACTTGAATAG GATgaaattagaacaagaacaacgTATTAAAGAACGGATCAGAGAGGAAGAATTCGCTGCTGCAGCTGCCAGTAAAACTCAGGAAAATGCCGTTTCAAATCGGCCGTTGGCTACAGTGACCCCTAGGGAAAACAGCGCAACTAATCAGGAGCGTAGAGATCGTGAGCGACAGCGTGAAAAAAGGAGATCGGAAAAGGATGTCGAATCCAACCGAAAAATCACCGTTCAACTACCCAACGAATCTTCTTCCGGTCGCGGAGTCAAAGTTCACACCGTGTCTCCCCTCTACGCGTCTTATCCGGTCATGGTGGATCGATGCAACGACATCACTGAAGAAACAGCAGCACCTGAGGCTTCCATAAGTCCCAATCCGCCGACGGAAGAAGAGAAACGTACCACGGAATTCTCACTAGGAGCTCTAGAGGCTATGGCGGCCTTGAAAAAACGTACCATATCACCACCACCTcccccagaagaagaagagcagccGAGTAAACCCGCCGAGGAAGAGGTCACAGTTCCGCTGGATTTATCTGATCGATCTGTTGAAAGTGTCAGTCCGGTTGAAGTAAGCCAAGTTGAAATTTGCCGTGGCACCTCACACGTCGAAGAATCACCTGTGCGAAGTTTACTTGATGTTCGGGTGGAACGCTGGAAGAGGAAACGCCAAAACAGCGATCCCGGGGAGGAGGAAAACGATGACGATCTGGACGATGAAATGGGCCAGGAAGCAGCCGAATCCTTGGTGTCATTAAGCGTAGAGCAGTGCCTAAAAAAATATCCTATCCCTGAAGGAGTCTCTGAGGAACAACACCATTTCCTCCACATGTTTGGTCTTATTACTCCCAAGAAACGAAGTG AATTTGAACTGGTGAAATGCATCCGCCGACAAAATATCTTGCGTGAACCAACGCCTCAGCCTATCGACGCCGAAGATGAGGACAGTGCCACCAGTCTTCTAAAGCAACGGACACGTTTTGCAGCCACTTTGGTTCGATCTGCCACTGAGCCACATATTAAGGATCCGGCTACTAAGAATTTTGCTTCCAGTCTCAACCTTTATCCGACGGATGCAGAGGCAGTCGAAA gTCTAGAAAAGTCTTGGAACTTGGTGGTAGCCGACAGAATGAAGCGCCACTttggacaaaaacaaaatgtacgCAAGAGATTGTGGAGCGATACTTTCCGGCCGCTTAATTTCGACTCGACTTCTGCATCGACCAACGGAACTGATGAATCGATTAGCATTGAAGAAACTGGTCCGTTAATAGGGAACTCAGCCTCCAAGCCTGTGTTTACTTTGCTATCGCACACACCTACATTGAACAAACAGTTGTCAGAAGTTTCAAATAGTGTGGCCAATTTACCCAAATTCGAATTGTCCAACACGGGTTCGCAATCGACGGTGTGCGAGGCGTCCAAGTTAACTTCAGAAGTTGCGTTTTGGTTACGTCACCTTAAACCAACAATGGCGAGGACACTAACTTCTTCGTCAGTCAAGGAAAATGCATCTGATCCTACCAAATCTGATGAAGGATCCTCGGCTGAAAATAGCGACGGTGAAGTTCCCACACGTTGGCCAGGAACAGATTCCATCATGGTTTTGTACATGGCACATCAGCAAG AGCTGCTAGTGGAGACCAAGTTTCTTCGGGAGCACTGCGAGCGTCTGCACGTCCAGTTGGCTGAAGGGCAGGCCACCTTGAGTAAATTATGTCTAGCACTGAGCTCCTCGGTGGAGGTGCAACGGCGGTGCAAGGAGGAAGACACTTCTACCTTGCAATCCATCAGCGATCTTCAAACCACTTTAAAACTGTTGCAATCTCCATGA